One Mus musculus strain C57BL/6J chromosome X, GRCm38.p6 C57BL/6J DNA window includes the following coding sequences:
- the Zic3 gene encoding zinc finger protein ZIC 3 yields the protein MTMLLDGGPQFPGLGVGSFGAPRHHEMPNREPAGMGLNPFGDSTHAAAAAAAAAAFKLSPATAHDLSSGQSSAFTPQGSGYANALGHHHHHHHHHHASQVPTYGGAASAAFNSTRDFLFRQRGSGLSEAASGGGQHGLFAGSASSLHAPAGIPEPPSYLLFPGLHEQGAGHPSPTGHVDNNQVHLGLRGELFGRADPYRPVASPRTDPYAASAQFPNYSPMNMNMGVNVAAHHGPGAFFRYMRQPIKQELSCKWIEEAQLSRPKKSCDRTFSTMHELVTHVTMEHVGGPEQNNHVCYWEECPREGKSFKAKYKLVNHIRVHTGEKPFPCPFPGCGKIFARSENLKIHKRTHTGEKPFKCEFEGCDRRFANSSDRKKHMHVHTSDKPYICKVCDKSYTHPSSLRKHMKVHESQGSDSSPAASSGYESSTPPAIASANSKDTTKTPSAVQTSTSHNPGLPPNFNEWYV from the exons ATGACGATGCTCCTGGACGGAGGCCCGCAGTTCCCTGGGTTGGGAGTGGGCAGCTTCGGTGCTCCGCGCCACCACGAGATGCCCAACCGCGAGCCTGCAGGCATGGGATTGAATCCCTTCGGGGACTCAACCCACGCTgcggccgccgccgctgccgccgctgcCTTCAAGCTGAGCCCAGCCACCGCTCACGATCTGTCTTCGGGCCAGAGCTCAGCGTTCACACCGCAGGGTTCAGGTTATGCCAATGCCCTgggccaccatcaccaccaccatcaccaccatcacgcCAGCCAGGTGCCCACCTACGGCGGCGCTGCCTCCGCCGCTTTCAACTCCACGCGCGACTTTCTGTTCCGTCAGCGCGGTTCTGGGCTCAGCGAGGCAGCCTCCGGGGGCGGGCAGCACGGGCTTTTCGCTGGCTCGGCGAGCAGTCTTCACGCTCCAGCTGGTATTCCTGAGCCTCCTAGCTACTTGCTCTTTCCTGGGCTTCATGAGCAGGGCGCTGGGCACCCGTCGCCCACAGGGCACGTGGACAACAACCAGGTCCATCTGGGGCTGCGCGGGGAGCTATTTGGCCGTGCAGACCCATACCGCCCCGTGGCTAGCCCGCGCACGGACCCCTACGCGGCCAGTGCGCAGTTCCCTAACTATAGCCCCATGAACATGAACATGGGCGTGAACGTGGCGGCCCACCACGGGCCGGGCGCCTTCTTCCGTTACATGCGGCAGCCCATCAAGCAGGAGCTGTCCTGTAAGTGGATCGAGGAGGCTCAGCTGAGCCGGCCCAAGAAGAGCTGCGACCGGACCTTCAGCACCATGCATGAGTTGGTTACGCATGTTACCATGGAGCATGTGGGGGGCCCGGAGCAGAACAACCACGTCTGCTATTGGGAGGAATGTCCCCGCGAAGGCAAGTCCTTCAAGGCGAAGTACAAACTGGTCAACCATATCCGAGTGCACACTGGCGAGAAACCCTTCCCGTGTCCCTTCCCGGGCTGCGGGAAGATTTTTGCCCGCTCTGAGAACCTCAAGATCCACAAGAGGACCCATACAG GTGAGAAACCTTTCAAATGTGAATTCGAAGGCTGTGACAGACGGTTTGCCAACAGCAGCGACCGCAAgaagcacatgcatgtgcacacctcGGACAAGCCCTATATCTGTAAAGTGTGCGACAAGTCCTACACACACCCGAGCTCCCTGCGCAAACACATGAAG GTTCATGAATCTCAAGGGTCAGATTCCTCCCCTGCTGCCAGTTCAGGCTATGAATCTTCCACTCCACCCGCTATAGCTTCTGCAAACAGTAAAGATACCACTAAAACCCCTTCTGCAGTTCAAACTAGCACCAGCCACAACCCTGGACTTCCTCCCAATTTTAACGAATGGTACGTCTGA